The Mytilus galloprovincialis chromosome 4, xbMytGall1.hap1.1, whole genome shotgun sequence genome contains a region encoding:
- the LOC143072411 gene encoding DNA polymerase lambda-like: MDSKKRKLPKHFETEVNYSFMNGVNAYIMKAGIENARMKIFKTQLKKYGGSFSDELTTDTTYIIVEEKIDITRLLSILQVETIPGHINVVNTNWLSRCFREKSLVNIDSFIINRNLLIFKTDVQNVSKTFEINPEDAVRENKQTTFSGTLKVAPVCTPSRIHINESKQKRSNECESGNSSEYETSDDDVKLNRKVSVPSTEGMLKKGNWVCAQSSLNPIPNLNSHITEKLEEMVKKYESTSDKWRAFGYQKAIQVLKKHPKKITTWEEAKSLPAIGAKLADKIWEIIESGGLRKLDEFKSNEEIKTLELFSNVWGAGAVTSRQWYQQGFRTLDDLKTKAKLTHQQEVGLKHYDDILDRMSREEAGEIEKTVRKTVETIQPELIAQACGSYRRGKSTCGDVDVLVTHPDGKSHKGIFYKLISKLKEQGFITDDLVSSEDDGNQQKYLGVCKLPGKNRLHRRLDIIIVPYDEYACALVYFTGSAHFNRSLRYLAKKCGMSLSNHALRKDVVRKGTQKIYEGTVIPTPTEESVMTLLGVPYRPPNERDH; this comes from the exons ATGGACAGCAAAAAAAGGAAACTTCCCAAACATTTTGAGACAGAAGTAAATTACAGTTTTATGAATGGTGTCAATGCCTACATTATGAAGGCAGGAATTGAAAATGCCAGAATGAAAATCTTCAAAACTCAGCTTAAGAAATATGGAGGGTCTTTCTCCGATGAGCTGACTACAGACACTACATATATAATTGTGGAAGAAAAGATTGATATAACAAGACTTCTAAGTATTCTACAAGTTGAAACAATTCCTGGTCATATTAATGTGGTTAACACTAATTGGCTTAGTAGATGTTTTAGAGAAAAATCACTAGTTAACATAGACAGTTTTATCATCAACAGAAATTTGCTCATCTTTAAAACCGATGTGCAAAATGTCAGTAAAACATTTGAGATAAATCCTGAAGATGCTGTGagggaaaataaacaaacaacattttcaggAACACTTAAGGTGGCTCCTGTTTGTACACCAAGTAGAATTCATATTAatgaatcaaaacaaaaaaggaGTAATGAATGTGAGAGTGGTAATAGTAGTGAATATGAAACAAGTGATGATGATGTAAAGCTAAATCGAAAAGTCTCTGTTCCATCAACTGAGGGCATGTTGAAG aAAGGTAACTGGGTTTGTGCACAGTCTTCTTTGAACCCAATACCTAATCTCAACAGCCACATTACAGAAAAATTAGAG GAAATGGTTAAAAAGTATGAAAGTACAAGTGACAAGTGGAGAGCTTTTGGATACCAGAAAGCAATCCAGGTTCTCAAGAAACACCCAAAGAAAATCACAACTTGGGAG GAAGCAAAGTCTTTACCAGCCATTGGAGCAAAACTGGCTGATAAAATTTGGGAAATTATAGAAAGTGGTGGATTACGGAAGTTAGATGAATTTAAATCTAACGAAGAGATAAAAACGTTGGAACTTTTCAGCAATGTTTGGGGTGCTGGCGCTGTAACAAGTCGACAGTGGTATCAGCAG GGATTTAGAACACTAGACGATCTCAAAACAAAGGCAAAGTTGACACACCAACAAGAAGTTGGTTTGAAGCACTATGATGACATTTTAGATAGAATGTCAAGAGAAGAGGCTGGCGAAATTGAGAAAAca GTCAGAAAGACAGTAGAAACTATACAACCAGAACTCATAGCTCAAGCTTGTGGATCGTACAGACGTGGTAAATCTACTTGTGGAGATGTTGATGTGTTGGTTACACATCCCGATGGAAAATCACACAAAGGCATTTTTTATAAACTCATATCAAAACTTAAAGAACAAG GATTTATAACAGATGATTTAGTGTCGAGTGAAGACGATGGTAATCAACAGAAATATTTAGGAGTTTGTAAGTTACCTGGCAAAAATAGATTA CACCGCCGTTTAGATATAATTATTGTCCCATACGATGAGTATGCATGTGCTTTGGTGTACTTTACGGGTTCAGCTCATTTCAACAGATCTCTTCGGTACCTTGCTAAGAAATGTGGTATGTCACTGTCGAATCATGCATTACGAAAAGACGTAGTTAGAAag GGAACACAGAAGATCTATGAAGGAACTGTAATACCAACTCCTACCGAAGAATCTGTGATGACACTTCTTGGTGTACCATACAGACCACCGAATGAAAGGGATCATTGA